A genomic stretch from Moraxella nasicaprae includes:
- a CDS encoding SGNH/GDSL hydrolase family protein codes for MQTSNKTTASEQMVQADDYHHGKTFAYLLGVLSVFFVLGLWIMQNSVNAYYLQTYHKDSPLLALKGLPVWDLGGNIGNALYDYHGRFTDGIVASNQQVAEYFNEYYAYTPEYKQKMAEQERLAKERAKAIAEQAKAEALKNQYALSISAGDEIFFAGDSMMQGVAPHVQQFLQKTHGIKSVNLSKQSTGLSYPSFFNWPKTIEETLSANPKIKILAVFLGPNDPWDMSDLTTGKILKYGTPEWDLSYQQRIVSILQLAQQHRVKVMWFTPPNMRKPSLNEQMIHLNEIMQRELKKHNILTIDTRPLVGGSNNSYNDYLVKDGQNIKMRSSDGIHFTTAGQKLLADVLIQNLTILP; via the coding sequence ATGCAAACTTCTAATAAGACGACAGCATCAGAACAAATGGTGCAGGCTGATGATTACCATCATGGCAAGACTTTTGCTTATTTGCTTGGTGTGCTTAGTGTGTTTTTTGTGCTGGGTTTATGGATTATGCAAAACTCGGTCAATGCCTATTATTTGCAAACCTATCACAAAGACAGCCCGTTACTGGCATTAAAAGGTTTGCCAGTGTGGGATTTAGGCGGTAATATCGGTAATGCCTTATATGATTATCATGGGCGGTTTACCGATGGGATTGTTGCCAGTAATCAGCAGGTGGCAGAATATTTTAACGAGTATTATGCCTACACGCCTGAATATAAGCAAAAAATGGCGGAGCAGGAAAGGCTGGCAAAAGAGCGGGCAAAAGCGATTGCTGAGCAAGCCAAAGCCGAAGCATTAAAAAACCAATATGCGTTATCTATTTCGGCAGGCGATGAAATCTTTTTTGCAGGCGACTCGATGATGCAGGGCGTTGCACCGCATGTACAGCAATTTTTGCAAAAAACGCACGGCATCAAGTCGGTCAATTTAAGCAAACAAAGCACAGGCTTGTCTTATCCAAGTTTTTTTAACTGGCCAAAAACCATTGAAGAGACTTTGAGTGCCAATCCTAAGATTAAAATTCTGGCGGTATTCTTAGGTCCAAATGACCCTTGGGATATGTCAGATTTGACGACCGGCAAGATATTAAAGTATGGCACGCCTGAATGGGATTTGAGCTATCAGCAAAGAATTGTGAGCATTTTGCAATTAGCCCAACAGCATCGGGTCAAAGTGATGTGGTTTACTCCGCCAAATATGAGAAAGCCAAGCCTAAATGAGCAAATGATTCATCTTAATGAAATCATGCAAAGAGAATTAAAAAAGCATAATATTTTAACGATTGATACAAGACCGCTGGTTGGTGGTAGCAACAATAGTTACAATGATTATCTTGTAAAAGATGGTCAAAATATTAAAATGAGAAGCTCTGACGGTATTCATTTTACAACAGCAGGACAAAAGCTACTGGCCGATGTTCTGATTCAAAATTTAACCATCTTACCTTAA
- the secE gene encoding preprotein translocase subunit SecE, with the protein MSDNQDKKSVDQKQPITISKETVVEVATRRSGKDFFLWILAIAALIASTLVSQYLPRYWAQANDVWTQIGITVALVVFAFICLAFTNQGSAFKTLLKDAGIELRRVTWPSKDETIRYTWQVILMMIIIGFIIWVLDNIFNYLIGLIV; encoded by the coding sequence ATGAGCGATAATCAAGACAAAAAATCCGTAGATCAAAAACAACCCATTACCATTTCCAAAGAAACCGTTGTTGAAGTCGCTACTAGACGCTCAGGCAAAGATTTTTTTCTTTGGATATTGGCAATCGCTGCATTGATTGCTTCCACTTTGGTTTCTCAATATTTGCCACGCTACTGGGCTCAGGCGAATGATGTATGGACTCAAATTGGCATCACGGTTGCTTTGGTGGTATTTGCTTTTATTTGTTTGGCATTCACCAATCAAGGGTCGGCATTTAAGACATTGCTTAAAGATGCTGGCATTGAACTTCGTCGAGTGACTTGGCCAAGCAAAGATGAAACCATTCGCTATACATGGCAGGTCATTTTGATGATGATTATTATTGGTTTTATTATTTGGGTGTTGGATAATATTTTTAATTATCTTATTGGTCTTATTGTCTAA
- a CDS encoding GDSL-type esterase/lipase family protein has protein sequence MKKMMIGAMLAVISTQGFANYLTNYGEPNTQKLIDAMNKNSFHVVQLGDSHTAGDSMTEALRGKLQARYGNGGMGWAMPMYFSGQRLAQFGYDNQGWTAISSRRQQQEDYTLGGLIAKPNGSGSRLTIKAKQEQPEQLIFASIKQSAYDGVFYGGDAYGANFTLQAPKKDGSWQLAQFTAKLPFSITAQGEMNGSYIGGWWAFNPSRVGAVVSALGINGAELAHWNRWNESAWKHELKSIAPNLIILAYGTNEAYGERSPSVVRQTLKKQIEHIRSTTPESAIMIVSAPEALKKTTGSCGVRPQNLTEIQQVQQEVAQSEQTLFWDWQQAMGGSCSMKGWIASGKAVKDGVHFTHKGYSQLGEQLANDLISLSR, from the coding sequence ATGAAAAAAATGATGATTGGTGCAATGCTTGCGGTTATTAGCACGCAGGGCTTTGCAAATTATTTGACTAACTATGGCGAACCAAATACCCAAAAATTGATTGACGCAATGAACAAAAATAGCTTTCATGTCGTTCAGTTGGGGGATTCTCATACGGCGGGCGATTCTATGACAGAAGCGTTGCGTGGCAAACTACAAGCCAGATATGGCAATGGTGGTATGGGCTGGGCAATGCCGATGTATTTTAGTGGGCAAAGATTGGCACAATTTGGCTATGATAATCAAGGTTGGACAGCGATTTCTAGCCGCCGCCAACAGCAAGAAGATTACACTTTGGGCGGTCTGATTGCCAAACCAAACGGCTCTGGCAGTCGTTTAACCATCAAAGCCAAGCAGGAGCAGCCAGAGCAGTTGATTTTTGCCAGCATTAAACAAAGTGCCTATGATGGCGTGTTTTATGGCGGTGATGCCTATGGAGCAAATTTTACCTTGCAAGCTCCAAAAAAAGATGGCAGTTGGCAGTTGGCACAGTTTACCGCCAAATTACCATTTAGCATCACAGCACAGGGCGAGATGAATGGTTCATATATCGGTGGCTGGTGGGCGTTTAATCCCAGCCGTGTCGGTGCGGTTGTGTCGGCACTGGGCATCAATGGGGCGGAATTGGCTCACTGGAATCGATGGAATGAGTCAGCTTGGAAACACGAATTAAAGAGCATTGCACCAAATCTGATTATCTTAGCCTACGGCACGAACGAGGCGTATGGGGAGCGTAGTCCAAGTGTGGTTCGCCAAACGCTGAAAAAACAAATCGAACACATTCGTAGCACAACCCCAGAATCTGCCATTATGATTGTTTCTGCTCCAGAAGCATTGAAAAAAACCACAGGCAGTTGCGGTGTTCGTCCACAGAACTTGACCGAGATTCAGCAGGTTCAACAAGAAGTTGCCCAAAGTGAGCAAACATTATTTTGGGATTGGCAACAAGCTATGGGCGGAAGCTGTTCTATGAAAGGCTGGATTGCTAGCGGTAAAGCCGTCAAAGATGGTGTTCATTTTACACACAAAGGCTATAGCCAGCTTGGCGAGCAACTTGCTAACGACCTGATATCTTTGAGTAGATAA